Proteins co-encoded in one Haloarcula pelagica genomic window:
- a CDS encoding phosphoglycerate kinase produces MTFQTLDDIEDGQRVLVRLDLNSPVEDGEVQDNRRFDRHTETIRELIDRDFEVAVMAHQGRPGRDDFVSLEQHADILADHIDQEVAFVDETYGPQAIHDIADLEAGDVLVLENTRMCDDELPEEDPEVKAQTEFVQTLKGEFDAYINDAYSAAHRSHASLVGFPLVMDAYAGRVMETEYEANTAIAEKEFEGNVTMVVGGTKATDVIDVMTHLDEKVDDFLLGGIAGELFLRAAGVPVGYDIDDANLYDEQWEQNSEKIEAMLDEHGDQITLAVDLAYEDDEGDRAEQAVADIEEKTVSYLDVGSETVMEYSPIIRDSEAVFVKGALGMFEDERFSVGTAGVLEAIAETDCFSVVGGGDTSRAIEMYGMEEEEFGHVSIAGGAYIRALTGAKLVGVEVLQR; encoded by the coding sequence ATGACGTTCCAGACGCTCGACGACATCGAGGACGGGCAGCGCGTCCTCGTCCGCCTCGACCTCAACTCGCCGGTTGAGGACGGCGAGGTACAGGACAACCGTCGCTTCGACCGCCACACCGAGACCATCCGCGAACTGATCGACCGCGACTTCGAGGTCGCTGTCATGGCCCACCAGGGCCGGCCCGGCCGGGACGACTTCGTCTCGCTCGAACAGCACGCCGACATCCTCGCGGACCACATCGACCAGGAAGTCGCCTTCGTCGACGAGACCTACGGCCCACAGGCCATCCACGACATCGCCGATCTGGAGGCCGGCGACGTGCTCGTCCTGGAGAACACCCGGATGTGCGACGACGAACTCCCCGAGGAGGACCCCGAAGTGAAGGCCCAGACCGAGTTCGTCCAGACGCTGAAAGGCGAGTTCGACGCCTACATCAACGACGCCTACTCGGCGGCCCACCGCTCGCACGCCTCGCTCGTCGGGTTCCCGCTCGTGATGGACGCCTACGCCGGCCGAGTGATGGAGACCGAGTACGAGGCAAACACCGCCATCGCCGAGAAGGAGTTCGAGGGCAACGTCACGATGGTCGTCGGCGGGACGAAAGCGACCGACGTGATCGACGTGATGACCCACTTAGACGAGAAGGTCGACGACTTCTTGCTGGGCGGAATCGCCGGCGAACTGTTCCTGCGTGCGGCGGGCGTCCCGGTCGGCTACGACATCGACGACGCGAACCTCTACGACGAGCAGTGGGAACAGAACAGCGAGAAGATCGAGGCGATGCTCGACGAACACGGCGACCAGATCACGCTGGCCGTGGACCTGGCCTACGAGGACGACGAGGGCGACCGCGCCGAACAGGCCGTCGCGGACATCGAGGAGAAGACCGTCTCGTACCTGGACGTGGGCTCTGAGACCGTCATGGAGTACTCGCCGATCATCCGCGACTCCGAGGCCGTCTTCGTGAAGGGCGCGCTCGGGATGTTCGAGGACGAACGCTTCTCGGTCGGTACCGCCGGCGTGCTCGAAGCCATCGCCGAGACCGACTGCTTCTCCGTGGTCGGCGGCGGCGACACCTCCCGCGCGATCGAGATGTACGGCATGGAAGAAGAGGAGTTCGGCCACGTCTCGATCGCGGGCGGCGCGTACATCCGTGCGCTGACCGGCGCGAAACTCGTCGGCGTCGAGGTCCTCCAGCGCTGA
- a CDS encoding riboflavin synthase, whose translation MFTGIVEATGEVTAVEEDEGGRRLRIDAPFGEFEHGQSISVSGACLTVEAFGDGWFEVFLARETLARTFLGEIREGDRVNLERAMPADGRFDGHIVQGHVDATAEVVGIEQEGEDWTFSFSLPDAQRDYLVEKGSITVDGISLTVAARGDDHFDVAIIPTTYDETTLSEKSVGDPVHLEVDVVAKYVEQLV comes from the coding sequence ATGTTCACCGGCATCGTCGAGGCGACCGGCGAGGTAACGGCAGTCGAAGAAGACGAGGGGGGCCGCAGGCTCCGGATCGACGCGCCGTTCGGGGAGTTCGAGCACGGTCAGTCGATCAGCGTCAGCGGCGCCTGCCTCACCGTCGAGGCGTTCGGCGACGGCTGGTTCGAGGTCTTTCTCGCCCGCGAGACGCTCGCCCGGACGTTTCTCGGTGAGATCCGCGAGGGTGACCGGGTCAACCTCGAACGGGCGATGCCCGCCGACGGCCGCTTCGACGGCCACATCGTCCAGGGGCACGTCGACGCCACCGCCGAGGTCGTCGGTATCGAACAGGAGGGAGAAGACTGGACGTTCTCCTTCTCGCTGCCCGACGCCCAGCGGGACTACCTCGTCGAGAAGGGGTCGATCACCGTCGACGGGATCAGCCTCACCGTCGCGGCCCGCGGCGACGACCACTTCGATGTCGCGATCATCCCGACGACCTACGACGAGACGACCCTCTCGGAGAAGTCGGTCGGGGACCCCGTCCACCTGGAGGTCGATGTCGTCGCCAAGTACGTCGAACAGCTCGTCTGA
- a CDS encoding amphi-Trp domain-containing protein: MSDDTSERTTIRTGREFEQTFRLDASEAGAFLVDLGEQLQQDDELTLTTDEWELPFAFGEPVELQVDFDGVDDPELELELELPGRTDESAPQVE, encoded by the coding sequence ATGTCGGACGATACATCCGAACGGACGACGATCCGCACCGGCCGCGAGTTCGAACAGACGTTTCGCCTCGACGCGAGCGAGGCGGGCGCGTTTCTCGTCGACCTGGGCGAACAGCTCCAGCAGGACGACGAGCTCACCCTCACGACCGACGAGTGGGAGCTTCCCTTCGCCTTCGGCGAGCCCGTCGAACTGCAAGTGGACTTCGACGGCGTCGACGACCCGGAGCTCGAACTGGAACTGGAACTGCCCGGTCGGACCGACGAGTCCGCACCGCAGGTCGAGTAG